One segment of Amycolatopsis alba DSM 44262 DNA contains the following:
- a CDS encoding MFS transporter: protein MTERTLRAEPRPETAGAPPPPHSLVLPIILTCQLMLILDATVMNVALPRIQSELGFTDTGLSWVMTAYSLVFGGLLLLGGRAGDLFGRRRMFVVGAAVFTAASLLGGLAGSAELLIAARVAQGVGAALAGPSTLALITSTFTEAKARVRALALFSAMSSGGFAIGLLLGGLLTEWISWRAALYINVPFGLAIVLLTSRYVADPPRRRARLDLPGAITGTFGVGSLVFAFTHAASNGWSDTITLGTLAAGLAMLAAFVTIETRVSEPLIPLRLFAERDRAAAYVNFFLGPMAMMSMFFFLTQFLQDIAGFAALETGFAFLPMAACMFGLSRLIPKLLPRFGPKPLAMTGTALMTGGVVWLTTLTTDSGYFSHLLGPMLLMGLGAGLAFSPLSVIIMATVPTDDAGAAGGALQTLQQVGATLGLAILITVFGSVTRTPSGSPAETTVDGMTAAFTAAAVVTAVSFLVALSFRRRTA, encoded by the coding sequence TTGACCGAGCGAACCTTGCGTGCCGAGCCTAGGCCCGAGACTGCCGGGGCCCCACCGCCTCCGCACTCGCTGGTCCTGCCGATCATCCTGACCTGCCAGCTCATGCTCATCCTCGACGCGACGGTGATGAACGTCGCGCTCCCCCGCATCCAGTCCGAACTCGGCTTCACCGACACGGGCCTGTCCTGGGTGATGACGGCGTACAGCCTCGTCTTCGGCGGCTTGCTGCTGCTCGGCGGACGGGCGGGCGACCTGTTCGGCCGCCGCCGGATGTTCGTCGTCGGCGCGGCCGTGTTCACCGCCGCGTCCCTGCTCGGCGGCCTCGCCGGTTCGGCGGAACTGCTGATCGCCGCCCGTGTCGCGCAAGGCGTCGGCGCCGCGCTCGCCGGGCCGAGCACACTGGCCCTGATCACCAGCACGTTCACCGAGGCCAAGGCCAGGGTGCGCGCGCTGGCGCTGTTCTCGGCGATGTCCAGCGGCGGTTTCGCGATCGGCCTGCTGCTCGGCGGGCTGCTCACCGAATGGATCTCGTGGCGCGCGGCGCTGTACATCAACGTCCCGTTCGGACTCGCGATCGTCCTGCTCACCTCGAGGTACGTCGCCGATCCTCCGCGACGGCGCGCCCGGCTGGACCTTCCCGGCGCGATCACCGGCACCTTCGGCGTCGGCTCGCTCGTGTTCGCCTTCACCCATGCCGCCTCGAACGGCTGGAGCGACACGATCACCCTCGGCACCCTCGCCGCCGGGCTGGCGATGCTGGCCGCGTTCGTCACCATCGAGACCAGGGTGAGCGAACCGCTGATCCCGTTGCGCCTGTTCGCCGAACGCGACCGGGCCGCGGCCTACGTCAACTTCTTCCTCGGGCCGATGGCCATGATGTCGATGTTCTTCTTCCTGACCCAGTTCCTGCAGGACATCGCCGGTTTCGCCGCGTTGGAGACCGGTTTCGCGTTCCTGCCGATGGCGGCCTGCATGTTCGGGCTCAGCAGGCTGATCCCGAAGCTGCTCCCCCGGTTCGGGCCGAAACCGCTCGCCATGACCGGGACCGCGCTGATGACCGGCGGGGTCGTCTGGCTGACCACGCTCACCACGGACAGCGGATACTTCTCGCATCTGCTCGGGCCGATGCTGCTGATGGGCCTCGGTGCGGGGCTGGCGTTCTCCCCGCTCAGCGTGATCATCATGGCAACCGTGCCCACCGACGACGCGGGTGCCGCCGGCGGCGCGCTTCAGACGTTGCAGCAGGTCGGGGCGACGCTGGGGCTGGCGATCCTGATCACCGTGTTCGGCTCGGTGACGCGGACCCCGTCGGGGAGCCCGGCGGAGACCACGGTCGACGGGATGACCGCGGCCTTCACCGCCGCCGCCGTGGTGACGGCGGTGTCGTTCCTGGTGGCGTTGAGCTTCCGGCGCCGGACCGCTTAG
- a CDS encoding TetR/AcrR family transcriptional regulator translates to MDTADPARPMRADARRNYERIVAVAKEAFTADGVDVPADDIAKRAGVGAGTLYRHFPTRDKLIEAVYRDEIDGLAQQAYDLLEELPPGKALETWLATHIVYVVEKHGLAMTLKASVDAGSEVFGWCRVRLHAAADTIVKAAQDEGTIRADVTGPDILRLGHGVGSAASKASPEDTERLLTIVLDGLRKQ, encoded by the coding sequence ATGGACACGGCCGATCCGGCCCGCCCCATGCGTGCGGACGCGCGGCGCAACTACGAGCGCATCGTGGCCGTGGCGAAGGAGGCGTTCACCGCCGACGGGGTCGACGTGCCCGCCGACGACATCGCCAAACGCGCCGGGGTCGGCGCGGGCACGCTGTACCGGCACTTCCCGACACGGGACAAACTGATCGAGGCCGTCTACCGCGACGAGATCGACGGGCTGGCGCAGCAGGCCTACGACCTGCTCGAAGAGCTGCCGCCGGGCAAAGCGCTCGAGACGTGGCTGGCCACGCACATCGTCTACGTGGTCGAGAAGCACGGGCTCGCGATGACGCTGAAGGCGTCCGTCGACGCCGGGTCCGAAGTCTTCGGCTGGTGCCGGGTACGGCTGCACGCCGCGGCCGACACGATCGTGAAGGCGGCTCAGGACGAAGGCACGATCCGGGCCGACGTCACCGGCCCCGACATCCTGCGGTTGGGCCACGGGGTGGGCTCGGCCGCGAGCAAGGCGTCGCCCGAGGACACGGAGCGGCTGCTCACGATCGTGCTGGACGGCCTCCGGAAGCAATGA